From the genome of Mucilaginibacter paludis DSM 18603:
TGAATCACCATATTTTTAAGGATGTTCCGGGACTGATCAACAATATTGCGGTTGTAACCGGGCATGTCAAATCGCAACTTAAAAATATACCGGGGGCAAACCTGGATAAAGAGGTTTTAACGCTGATACAGGCTAAAAATGGTTTATATTATTACCAGGACGATGAAGGCCAATACTGGCGCTTATACTTGTTTTTAAGGGATACCAAAAGCTATGATGTGGTAGCTACAACTCAGCAGGCTTACGAAGGGGGCAAGGCATTTGGTAATTTTCAAAATATGCTGGCCGATGTAGATGTGAGTCAGTTGACAGAGGTGATCCCCAATTTTCATCATATCCTTTTCAGGCTCGAACAGATGGCCGAAGCGCTGAAGAATAACCCGGCAGACCGGGCCCTGCATGTTAAAATGGAGCTCGATTTTGTTAATGCGCGTGCCTATAATATGAGCGAGATTGACCGCCTGGGTAAAACAGGTAAATTGCCGGTAAGGGTTACCCATAACGATACCAAGTTTAACAACGTTTTATTGGATAGCAATGATTTTGCACAATGCGTAATTGACCTGGATACCGTTATGCCAGGTTATACCGCTTTTGACTTTGGCGACGCCGTGCGAACCATCATCAACTCGGCGCCCGAGGACGAACCCGATCTGGAAAAGATAACCCTTAATATGCCGCTCTTTAAAGCCTTTGCCGAAGGCTTTGTAAGCCAAACCGTGCATTACATGACCGCCAACGAAATCAGATCGCTGGTGAAGGGCGTATTATTGCTCCCTTACATGATCGGCGTTCGCTTTTTAACCGACTATCTGAACGGCGATACTTATTTCAAAATCAAGTTTCCTAAACATAACCTTCAGCGTGCGCGGGCACAGTTTCGGTTGGTTGAAAAGCTGGAAGAGCGTTATGATGAGCTTTATTATATCATCCTGCAGTCGGTTAACGAAAACAAGGCTTTGAACGAGGTTGCAGTAGCTTTATGAAACGCAGAACAACAGCCATTATACTCTTCTTTTTGGCTACGGTATTGGCGGTAGCGTTTACGCATCCCGGCCCCAAGCCCGGTAAAAATGCCCCCGCGGTTCATCCCAATATATTGATCGTTTTGGTTGATCAGTACCGTGGCCAGGCGCTCGGCCTGCAAGGCACAGAGCCGGTTATAACCCCCAATCTGGACGCTCTGGGCAAAAGCGGTTTTGTATCCACGCAAATGGTTGCTAACTACCCGGTTTGCTCGCCCTCGCGGGCCATGCTGATGTCGGGCAAATATCCGCTCAAAAATAAAGTTTATGGCAATGTCAATTCTGATACCGCACCTTTTGGTGTGGAGTTACCTGCCGATATGGTTTGCTGGTCGGATATATTAGAGGCCAATGGCTACTCCAACGGATATATTGGCAAATGGCACCTGGACTCGCCGCAGAAACCTTACATTCCAACCTATAACAACGAGGGCAAAACTGCCTGGAATGAGTGGACCGAACCCGGCCGCAGGCATGGCTTTGACTACTGGTACGCTTATGGCACTTATGATCGTCACCTGCATCCCATGTACTGGGATACCAGGGCCGTAAGGGATAGTTTCCATTACGTAAACGAGTGGGGGCCGCAGCACGAGGCTGATAAGGCCATTGAGTTTATAACTAATCCGGGAAATACTTACCGTGATCAAAGTAAACCCTTTGCCCTGGTGGTATCTATGAATCCGCCGCATTCCGATTATAAAAATGTACCGCAACAGTATGTCAACCTGTATAAAAATGTGCCTCTGGAATCGTTACTTAAAGATCCCGACATTCCGCCGGCTGGTACGCCCATGGGAGAGGAGTATCGCAATAATATCAAGTATTACTATACCTGCATAGCCGGGGTTGATGCGCAGGTGGGCCGCATATTAACCTGCCTTAAACAAAGCGGGCTTGATGATCATACCATCGTGGTGTTTATGGCCGATCATGGCAATTGCCTGGGCAAACACGATGAGATCAGCAAGAACAATATCTACGAAGAATCGTTACGGATCCCCTTCATCATCAAATGGAAGGGGCATATTAAATCCCGGATGGATAATGCCTTGTTAATGAGCATGCCCGATGTTTACCCCACGCTGCTTGAGCTGGCAGGATTAAAAACCAAAATACCTGGCGATATTGATGGCAAAAGCCAGGCCCAGTATTTGCTCAACGGGCAAGGTAACGGGGCAACCGGCCAATTTATCCTTGGCGCAATCAATCCGCCTAACGCTAATTCAGGCTTCAGGGGATGGAGGACACTCAGGTATAAACTGGCTTATGTAAAAAAGAAGGGAACCGTTGAGCCGTATTTGTTCGACCTGAAGAACGATCCCTTCGAGCTCAAAAATATCTATACCGGTAATGATAGCATTATTAATCAAATGCTGCCTTCGCTTAAAAACTGGTTAGGCCAAACTCATGATCCCTTTGAGATCAGGTAGTAATGATCATACATGCAGCATATAACTATATTGAAGCGGAGCGCGGCAGACAGGATGATGTTTGCTGCGTTCATTATAGCTTGGGCTGGTCGATAAGGTTTGAGAGCTTTTTCAAACCTCGTCCTTTTTTATTGTCAGGCCGGTTTGTTAACTTGACGCTACCTGGCGCTGGTTATCAGTGTTAAAGATATCGCATTTCAGCGATGCCGCTGCTTTTACGGTGGAACACTTGTAGCTCCGCTATATTGTTCGGATATTTAACACAATCAATAACAAGGAAGTCATTCGGGTGGATAAGTTAATTAGTGTGCAGGGGAGAGGAGCCAAGGGTAATACCCTAATTTGGCCCGATATGTCGATCTCTAAGCTCACCGAACAGCGTGTAGCACAGAATATTTCCCCGGGTCTTTATTTTGATCAATACTCCTACCGGTTTATAGTACCCCAATATATCGCTTTAAACGAGGCAACCTTTATTAACCAATACCAGTCGGCAGATTCTCCTTTGGTTAGTATCAGCCAGGGCAACAGTGAGTTGCTGGTTTCATGCACCTGTAAAGCCCAATCCGCTAAATTATGTGAGCACCAGGCTGAAGCATTAACTGCAATTATAAAAAGGGAAGAGTTCCGCATTTTTTTTGATGATACGCTGAGAGAAGAAAAGCTGAAAAAATTTGCAGTTGATTATGGAATGGAGCATGAGTCTGGTCTTGATCAGTATTTTAAGTTAAGCTATTACAATAAAAAAACCACAATCAGTACCATCTCTTCGGCGCTTACGCCCATCACCAAAGAAAGTTTAAATCAAATTAAAGCTACTGTTCTTCCGGATGTGGAGCCTATAAGTACTGGCGCCGATATGGATAGCCAGACTTATTGTATTGTGCTCAGGCAGCATAAATTTTATAATTACCTTATTATTGAGCTGTACCGGGCAACAGCAACTAAAGATGGGCGCATTAAAAATCCGTTAACTATAGTACCGCCACTGGATCAAATCTGGGATACCGAGGATCCGCAGGAAGTGAAATTTTTTACCGGAATCCATAAATTTCAAAGTCACTCCAATCAGCAACGGAACGAGTCGGATTTGCTGGCCTTAAGGTCGTTAGTGAAAAATCCTCTCGGTTATAATTTTTACTATCACAATAGTGACGTATCGGAGAATGTTGTGGCCGCTTCTATTGTACCGGTAAAGGTAGCTATGCTTCCGCGCGATCTCAGTTTGACTATCAATACTAAAGATCAGTTTGTTGAACTGGCCGGAAACCTGCAAATTGAGGGCGACAATTACGAGGCAAAAGATCTGAGCGTTAAGTTTACCTATTTTGTATTAGCGGGGGGCACACTTTACCTGGCAGATAATCTGCAAATATTAGGTGTGTTAGATATTTTAAAAAATAAGCCTGATAACCTGCTCATCCATCAATCCAAATATCCTGAATTTAAAACACAGGTTTTAGCCAAATTAGAGGATAGGGTAGATATTAATTATGCCAACATCAAACCGGCTACGCCTGCGCAATTAGAGCAACAAGGTTTTAATGAGCAGGTAGAAAGGATAATTTATCTTTCGGATTTCGGTGCCCATGTGATGATTATCCCGGTGATAAGGTATGGGGAGGCCGAAGTGCCCATCCGTACCAAGAGGCAGATTCACGGAATGGATACAAAAGGGGAAGAGTTTAAGGTTAGCCGCGACAACGCAGCTGAAGATGCTTTCATTGCTCTATTGATCAAACAGCATCCCTACTTTGATGAGCAGTTGGATAACGATCTTCAATATTTTTATCTTCACAAAAAACGCTTCCTGGAAGAAGACTGGTTTTTGAACACATTTGAGGAGTGGCGGCAGCAGGGCATTACCATATTGGGCTTTAACGAGATTGAGGGAAATAAACTCAACCCAAACAAAGTTAAAATTACCATTAAGGTGTTAAGTGGCATCAATTGGTTTAACACGCTGGTGAATGTAAGTTTCGGCAACAAAAAAGCTCCCCTGAAGCTGGTGCAAAAAGCGATACAAAATAAAAGCAAATATGTACAGCTGGATGATGGCACCTTGGGGATTTTACCTGAAAATTGGATAGAAAAATTTACCGGTTATTTTAATTCGGGCGAGATAGCTGATGCGGATACCATTCGTACATCAAAAACTAATTTTCAGGCTATTGAGCAATATTACGAACAAGAATTGCTGGATAATGAAGTAACAAACGAGTTAAAACTTTATAAGCAAAAGCTAAGCAGCTTTGAAAATATTAAAGAGGTAGCAGTACCAGCGGAACTAAACGGTACCTTACGCAGCTACCAAGTACAAGGTTTAAACTGGCTCAACTTTCTGGATGATTTTAATTTTGGCGGTTGCCTTGCCGATGATATGGGCCTGGGGAAAACCCTCCAGATCATTGCTTTTATACTTTTGCAAAGGGCTAAGGTATCGCATAATGTAAACTTATTGGTGGTGCCTACATCGTTAATTTTTAACTGGCAGGCCGAGGTTGCTAAATTTGCACCTTCCATCAAGATACATACCATTTACGGATCTGACCGGATTAAACATACTTCGGATTTTGGAAAGTATGAGCTGATATTAACTTCATACGGCACATTGCTGGCGGATATCAACTTCCTGAAGGAGTATTCATTCAATTACATTTTCCTGGATGAGTCGCAGCAAATTAAAAATCCGGAGTCGCAACGCTATAAGGCGGTTAGGGTATTAAAATCTCGTAACAAAATCGTCATTACCGGTACGCCTATCGAGAACAATACTTTCGATTTGTACGGACAGCTATCCTTTGCCTGTCCGGGCTTGCTGGGTAGTAAACAGTATTTTAAAGAGATATACTCATCGCCCATAGATCAGTTTAAAAACAGCAAACGCGCCCGCGAACTGCAAAACAAAATTAAACCCTTTATTTTAAGGCGAACAAAGCAGGAGGTGGCTACCGAACTGCCCGACAAAACCGAAATGGTGCTTTACTGCGAAATGCAATCGCAACAGCGTGCGATATACGATGCCTATGAAAAGGAGTTTAGAGAATACATTTGTGCCACAAGCAATAAAGAGTTGGCTAAAAGCCCGATAAATGTGCTAAGGGGATTAACCAAGCTCCGGCAGATCTGCGACTCGCCCATGTTGCTTTCCGGCGAAAAGCTTCCGGGTGATGAGTCGGCAAAAATAGCCACCCTGATGGAAGAGATTACCGGGAAAATGGCGAATCACAAGATCCTTGTTTTCTCGCAATTTGTCTCGATGCTCGATCTGATTAAAAAGGAACTTCATCAACGCAACATCAGCTTTGCTTATCTTACAGGTAGTACGCGCAACAGGCAAAAGGTTGTTGAAGATTTTCAGAATAATTCGGCAACACGGGTTTTTCTGATCAGTTTAAAAGCAGGTGGAACAGGCCTCAATTTAACCGAGGCAGACTATGTGTACCTGGTTGATCCCTGGTGGAACCCGGCGGTAGAAAATCAGGCTATTGACAGGTCGCACAGAATAGGTCAAAACAAAAATATTGTAGCGGTGAGGCTTATCTGTCCGGGTACGGTTGAAGAAAAGATGATGAAGGTACAATCCTCAAAACGCGAACTGGTAAATGATCTGATCACTACCGACTCATCCTTTATAAACTCGTTATCAAAGGAGCAATTGCTTGATTTGTTGGGTACATTTTAACAAAGCAATAGGTTTAATGAAAAAGTCCGGTCAATTTTCATC
Proteins encoded in this window:
- a CDS encoding DEAD/DEAH box helicase; its protein translation is MDKLISVQGRGAKGNTLIWPDMSISKLTEQRVAQNISPGLYFDQYSYRFIVPQYIALNEATFINQYQSADSPLVSISQGNSELLVSCTCKAQSAKLCEHQAEALTAIIKREEFRIFFDDTLREEKLKKFAVDYGMEHESGLDQYFKLSYYNKKTTISTISSALTPITKESLNQIKATVLPDVEPISTGADMDSQTYCIVLRQHKFYNYLIIELYRATATKDGRIKNPLTIVPPLDQIWDTEDPQEVKFFTGIHKFQSHSNQQRNESDLLALRSLVKNPLGYNFYYHNSDVSENVVAASIVPVKVAMLPRDLSLTINTKDQFVELAGNLQIEGDNYEAKDLSVKFTYFVLAGGTLYLADNLQILGVLDILKNKPDNLLIHQSKYPEFKTQVLAKLEDRVDINYANIKPATPAQLEQQGFNEQVERIIYLSDFGAHVMIIPVIRYGEAEVPIRTKRQIHGMDTKGEEFKVSRDNAAEDAFIALLIKQHPYFDEQLDNDLQYFYLHKKRFLEEDWFLNTFEEWRQQGITILGFNEIEGNKLNPNKVKITIKVLSGINWFNTLVNVSFGNKKAPLKLVQKAIQNKSKYVQLDDGTLGILPENWIEKFTGYFNSGEIADADTIRTSKTNFQAIEQYYEQELLDNEVTNELKLYKQKLSSFENIKEVAVPAELNGTLRSYQVQGLNWLNFLDDFNFGGCLADDMGLGKTLQIIAFILLQRAKVSHNVNLLVVPTSLIFNWQAEVAKFAPSIKIHTIYGSDRIKHTSDFGKYELILTSYGTLLADINFLKEYSFNYIFLDESQQIKNPESQRYKAVRVLKSRNKIVITGTPIENNTFDLYGQLSFACPGLLGSKQYFKEIYSSPIDQFKNSKRARELQNKIKPFILRRTKQEVATELPDKTEMVLYCEMQSQQRAIYDAYEKEFREYICATSNKELAKSPINVLRGLTKLRQICDSPMLLSGEKLPGDESAKIATLMEEITGKMANHKILVFSQFVSMLDLIKKELHQRNISFAYLTGSTRNRQKVVEDFQNNSATRVFLISLKAGGTGLNLTEADYVYLVDPWWNPAVENQAIDRSHRIGQNKNIVAVRLICPGTVEEKMMKVQSSKRELVNDLITTDSSFINSLSKEQLLDLLGTF
- a CDS encoding sulfatase family protein; the protein is MKRRTTAIILFFLATVLAVAFTHPGPKPGKNAPAVHPNILIVLVDQYRGQALGLQGTEPVITPNLDALGKSGFVSTQMVANYPVCSPSRAMLMSGKYPLKNKVYGNVNSDTAPFGVELPADMVCWSDILEANGYSNGYIGKWHLDSPQKPYIPTYNNEGKTAWNEWTEPGRRHGFDYWYAYGTYDRHLHPMYWDTRAVRDSFHYVNEWGPQHEADKAIEFITNPGNTYRDQSKPFALVVSMNPPHSDYKNVPQQYVNLYKNVPLESLLKDPDIPPAGTPMGEEYRNNIKYYYTCIAGVDAQVGRILTCLKQSGLDDHTIVVFMADHGNCLGKHDEISKNNIYEESLRIPFIIKWKGHIKSRMDNALLMSMPDVYPTLLELAGLKTKIPGDIDGKSQAQYLLNGQGNGATGQFILGAINPPNANSGFRGWRTLRYKLAYVKKKGTVEPYLFDLKNDPFELKNIYTGNDSIINQMLPSLKNWLGQTHDPFEIR
- a CDS encoding phosphotransferase enzyme family protein, translating into MENNSDKTKKAHQIVSNFLIGGEVADIKPFGSGHINDTYRVFNSVPNQPDYLLQRVNHHIFKDVPGLINNIAVVTGHVKSQLKNIPGANLDKEVLTLIQAKNGLYYYQDDEGQYWRLYLFLRDTKSYDVVATTQQAYEGGKAFGNFQNMLADVDVSQLTEVIPNFHHILFRLEQMAEALKNNPADRALHVKMELDFVNARAYNMSEIDRLGKTGKLPVRVTHNDTKFNNVLLDSNDFAQCVIDLDTVMPGYTAFDFGDAVRTIINSAPEDEPDLEKITLNMPLFKAFAEGFVSQTVHYMTANEIRSLVKGVLLLPYMIGVRFLTDYLNGDTYFKIKFPKHNLQRARAQFRLVEKLEERYDELYYIILQSVNENKALNEVAVAL